In Plantibacter sp. PA-3-X8, one DNA window encodes the following:
- the uvrA gene encoding excinuclease ABC subunit UvrA, giving the protein MSIAKVDHHSTLSVRGARVHNLQNVDLEIPRDSLVVFTGLSGSGKSSLAFDTIFAEGQRRYVESLSAYARQFLGQVDRPDVDFIEGLSPAVSIDQKSTNRNPRSTVGTITEVYDYMRLLWARIGVPHCPVCGEVIQRQTVQQIADQLMELEERRRYQIVAPVVSQKKGEFVDLFKELSAKGFARAIVDGEAIQLAEPPTLKKQVKHDIAVVVDRLVAGPEILGRLTDSLETALQLTDGLVTINFVDEEGDDAWRTFSEKLSCPNNHPLQLTEIEPRTFSFNAPFGACPECSGLGTRMSVDAELLLGDEELSINEGVIVPWTTQGKGLYQYYEKLLGGLARDLDFSLDTPWRDLPASVQEAVLRGDNFKVKVKWKNRFGREMSYSSGFEGVIPYIERQYLQADTDSQRVRWSEYLREVPCQVCGGRRLKPEVLSVLIHEHNIAEVAELSLSDARAFMDRLELSDREAHIAAQVLREIKVRLDFLIQVGLNYLDLARTAGSLSGGEAQRIRLATQIGSGLTGVLYVLDEPSIGLHQRDNRRLIETLVALRDLGNTLIVVEHDEDTIRTADWIVDIGPGAGVNGGRVVHSGSYEALEANTESLTGDYLSGRKAIEIPAKRRPIDTKRQIQVIGAQANNLKKVSADFPLGVLTAVTGVSGSGKSSLVNDVLYRVLANKLNGARKLPGKHTRVTGLEHLDKVVHVDQAPIGRTPRSNPATYTGVFDKIRNLFAETQEAKVRGYLAGRFSFNVKGGRCEACSGDGTIKIEMNFLPDVYVACEVCGGARYNRDTLTIHYKGKNIAEVLDMPIAEAADFFEPISSIHRFLKTLVEVGLGYVRLGQSATTLSGGEAQRVKLATELQRRSNGRSVYVLDEPTTGLHFEDVRKLLLVLGGLVDKGNTVIVIEHNLDVIKSADWLIDMGPEGGAGGGTVLATGTPEHLATVPGSHTGFFLNELFEAEAGGSRKAG; this is encoded by the coding sequence GTGTCAATTGCCAAGGTAGATCACCACTCCACGCTCAGCGTCCGCGGTGCCCGCGTCCACAATCTTCAGAACGTCGACCTCGAGATCCCTCGCGACTCGCTCGTCGTCTTCACTGGTCTCTCGGGCTCGGGGAAGTCCTCACTCGCCTTCGACACGATCTTCGCCGAGGGCCAGCGACGCTACGTCGAGTCGCTCTCGGCGTACGCCCGCCAGTTCCTCGGTCAGGTGGACCGCCCGGACGTCGACTTCATCGAGGGCCTGAGCCCCGCGGTCTCGATCGACCAGAAGTCCACGAACCGCAACCCCCGGTCGACCGTCGGGACGATCACCGAGGTCTACGACTACATGCGGTTGCTCTGGGCGCGCATCGGCGTCCCGCACTGCCCGGTCTGCGGCGAGGTCATCCAGCGTCAGACGGTGCAGCAGATCGCCGACCAGCTGATGGAGCTCGAGGAGCGACGCCGCTACCAGATCGTCGCCCCCGTCGTGAGCCAGAAGAAGGGCGAGTTCGTCGACCTCTTCAAGGAGCTCTCGGCCAAGGGCTTCGCGCGCGCCATCGTCGACGGCGAGGCGATCCAGCTCGCGGAACCGCCGACCCTCAAGAAGCAGGTCAAGCACGACATCGCGGTCGTCGTCGACCGCCTCGTCGCCGGGCCCGAGATCCTCGGTCGCCTGACCGACTCCCTCGAGACGGCACTGCAGCTCACCGACGGCCTCGTGACGATCAACTTCGTCGACGAGGAGGGCGACGACGCCTGGCGCACCTTCTCCGAGAAGCTCTCCTGTCCGAACAACCACCCGTTGCAGCTGACGGAGATCGAGCCGCGGACGTTCTCGTTCAACGCCCCGTTCGGCGCCTGCCCGGAGTGCTCGGGCCTCGGCACGCGCATGTCGGTCGACGCGGAGCTGCTCCTCGGCGACGAGGAGCTCAGCATCAACGAGGGCGTCATCGTCCCGTGGACCACCCAGGGCAAGGGGCTCTACCAGTACTACGAGAAGCTGCTCGGCGGGCTGGCCCGCGACCTCGACTTCTCGCTCGACACCCCCTGGCGCGACCTGCCGGCGTCGGTCCAGGAGGCGGTGCTCCGCGGCGACAACTTCAAGGTCAAGGTCAAGTGGAAGAACCGCTTCGGCCGCGAGATGAGCTACTCCTCGGGCTTCGAGGGCGTCATCCCGTACATCGAGCGTCAGTACCTCCAGGCCGACACCGACAGCCAGCGCGTGCGCTGGTCCGAGTACCTGCGCGAAGTCCCGTGCCAGGTCTGCGGCGGTCGTCGCCTCAAGCCCGAGGTCCTCTCCGTCCTGATCCACGAGCACAACATCGCCGAGGTCGCCGAACTGAGCCTCTCCGACGCCCGCGCGTTCATGGACCGCCTCGAGCTGAGCGACCGCGAGGCCCACATCGCCGCGCAGGTGTTGCGCGAGATCAAGGTCCGACTCGACTTCCTGATCCAGGTCGGACTCAACTACCTCGACCTGGCCCGGACCGCCGGCTCCCTCTCGGGCGGAGAGGCGCAGCGCATCCGCCTCGCGACGCAGATCGGCTCGGGACTCACCGGCGTGCTCTACGTCCTCGACGAACCGAGCATCGGCCTGCACCAGCGCGACAACCGCCGTCTCATCGAGACCCTCGTGGCCCTGCGCGACCTCGGCAACACGCTGATCGTCGTCGAACACGACGAGGACACCATCCGCACCGCCGACTGGATCGTCGACATCGGTCCCGGCGCGGGCGTCAACGGCGGCCGTGTCGTGCACTCCGGGTCGTACGAGGCGCTCGAGGCCAACACCGAGTCCCTCACCGGTGACTACCTCTCCGGCCGCAAGGCCATCGAGATCCCGGCGAAGCGTCGTCCGATCGACACGAAGCGTCAGATCCAGGTGATCGGAGCGCAGGCCAACAACCTGAAGAAAGTCAGCGCGGACTTCCCGCTCGGGGTCCTCACCGCCGTCACCGGCGTGAGCGGCTCCGGGAAGTCCTCGCTCGTCAACGACGTCCTGTACCGGGTCCTGGCGAACAAGCTGAACGGCGCGCGCAAGCTGCCCGGCAAGCACACCAGGGTCACGGGTCTGGAGCACCTCGACAAGGTCGTCCACGTCGACCAGGCGCCCATCGGCCGCACCCCGCGCTCGAACCCCGCCACGTACACGGGCGTCTTCGACAAGATCCGCAACCTCTTCGCGGAGACGCAGGAGGCCAAGGTCCGCGGCTACCTCGCCGGCAGGTTCAGCTTCAACGTCAAGGGCGGCCGCTGTGAGGCCTGCTCGGGCGACGGCACGATCAAGATCGAGATGAACTTCCTGCCCGACGTCTACGTTGCCTGCGAGGTGTGCGGGGGAGCGCGGTACAACCGCGACACCCTGACCATCCACTACAAGGGCAAGAACATCGCCGAGGTCCTCGACATGCCGATCGCCGAGGCTGCCGACTTCTTCGAGCCGATCTCCTCGATCCACCGGTTCCTGAAGACGCTCGTCGAGGTCGGCCTGGGCTACGTCCGTCTCGGCCAGAGCGCCACGACGCTGTCCGGTGGCGAGGCCCAGCGCGTGAAGCTCGCGACGGAGCTGCAGCGGCGGAGCAACGGACGCAGTGTCTACGTCCTCGACGAGCCGACCACGGGTCTGCACTTCGAAGACGTCCGGAAACTGCTGCTCGTCCTCGGCGGGCTCGTCGACAAGGGCAACACGGTCATCGTGATCGAGCACAACCTCGACGTCATCAAGTCCGCAGACTGGCTCATCGACATGGGCCCCGAGGGTGGAGCCGGTGGTGGGACGGTCCTCGCCACCGGGACACCGGAGCACCTCGCGACGGTCCCCGGCAGCCACACGGGCTTCTTCCTGAACGAACTGTTCGAGGCAGAGGCCGGCGGCAGCCGCAAGGCGGGCTGA
- the uvrC gene encoding excinuclease ABC subunit UvrC has translation MAAVRGGSGLAYRPKAGEIPTMPGVYRFSDDSGRVLYVGKAMNLRARLSNYFAPLHTLHERTRRMVTTATGVTWTTVGSDVEALQLEYTWIKEYDPPFNVKFRDDKSYPYLAVTLGDEAPRVMVTRNTRIPGAKYFGPYPKIWAVHDTVDLMIKVFPIRTCSDSAYKRAMASGKPCFPGQIGRCGGPCSGKVTIEEHRAIVDDFVSFMVGNDRRFTTRITADMKAAAARQDYESAAVYRDQLQALDQVLAKSAVVLRDAVDADLFGIDHDELAASVQQFIVRGGRIRGVRSWTVDKELDMSTAELVDSVVQRVYAAANGTEVPREVLVPELPDDAESLEDWLAERRGSKVALRVAQRGEKATLMETAVVNAKQALMLYKTRRSSDFVARTQALEDIRDALGMPEAPLRIECFDVSHLSGTNIVASMVVFEDGLSRKDEYRRFGVAESTDDTDSIYQVVSRRLAHLTSSEPVETVDETTGERKRRKFTYPPQLLIVDGGQPQVAAAARALGESGLTGITLCGLAKRLEEIWLPDDPYPVILPRGSEALFLLQRVRDEAHRFAISFQRQKRKRDISTVLGEIPGLGPAKVRELLKHFGSVARLKTATPAEITEVKGIGDKLAATVHEALTSGSAQPSQASRNG, from the coding sequence GTGGCGGCCGTCCGCGGCGGAAGTGGTCTGGCGTACCGGCCGAAGGCGGGGGAGATCCCCACCATGCCCGGCGTGTACCGCTTCAGCGACGACTCGGGCCGGGTGCTCTACGTCGGCAAGGCGATGAACCTCCGGGCGAGGCTCAGCAACTACTTCGCGCCCCTGCACACCCTCCACGAGCGCACGCGCCGCATGGTGACGACCGCGACCGGGGTCACCTGGACGACGGTCGGCAGCGACGTCGAGGCGCTGCAGCTCGAGTACACGTGGATCAAGGAGTACGACCCGCCGTTCAACGTCAAGTTCCGCGACGACAAGTCGTACCCGTACCTCGCGGTCACCCTCGGTGACGAGGCGCCGCGCGTCATGGTCACCCGGAACACCCGGATCCCGGGGGCCAAGTACTTCGGTCCGTACCCGAAGATCTGGGCCGTCCACGACACGGTCGACCTCATGATCAAGGTCTTCCCGATCCGCACCTGCTCCGATTCGGCGTACAAGCGCGCCATGGCCTCGGGGAAGCCCTGTTTCCCCGGGCAGATCGGGCGGTGCGGCGGCCCGTGCTCCGGCAAGGTCACCATCGAGGAGCATCGCGCGATCGTCGACGACTTCGTCTCGTTCATGGTCGGCAACGACCGCCGGTTCACGACGCGCATCACCGCCGACATGAAGGCCGCAGCGGCCCGCCAGGACTACGAGTCCGCGGCCGTCTACCGGGATCAGCTCCAGGCACTCGACCAGGTGCTCGCGAAGAGCGCGGTCGTCCTGCGCGACGCCGTGGACGCCGACCTGTTCGGCATCGACCACGACGAGCTCGCCGCGTCGGTGCAGCAGTTCATCGTCCGTGGCGGCCGCATCCGCGGTGTGCGGTCGTGGACCGTCGACAAGGAGCTCGACATGTCCACCGCCGAGCTCGTCGACAGCGTCGTCCAACGGGTGTACGCCGCCGCGAACGGGACCGAGGTCCCGCGAGAGGTGCTCGTCCCGGAACTGCCGGACGACGCCGAGAGCCTCGAGGACTGGCTGGCCGAACGCCGCGGCTCGAAGGTCGCCCTCCGCGTCGCCCAGCGCGGCGAGAAGGCGACGCTCATGGAGACCGCGGTCGTCAACGCCAAGCAGGCACTCATGCTCTACAAGACCCGACGCAGCTCCGACTTCGTCGCCCGGACACAGGCGCTCGAGGACATCCGCGACGCGCTCGGGATGCCCGAGGCGCCGCTCCGGATCGAGTGCTTCGACGTCTCGCACCTGAGCGGTACCAACATCGTGGCGTCGATGGTGGTCTTCGAGGACGGGCTGTCCCGCAAGGACGAGTACCGCCGCTTCGGCGTCGCCGAGTCCACCGACGACACCGACTCGATCTACCAGGTCGTCTCCCGGCGACTCGCGCACCTGACGTCGTCCGAGCCCGTCGAGACGGTCGACGAGACCACGGGGGAGCGCAAGCGCCGGAAGTTCACCTACCCGCCGCAGCTCCTCATCGTCGACGGCGGGCAACCACAGGTCGCCGCCGCCGCACGTGCGCTGGGGGAGTCCGGCCTGACCGGGATCACCCTGTGCGGACTGGCGAAGCGACTGGAGGAGATCTGGTTGCCCGACGACCCGTATCCGGTGATCCTGCCGCGGGGGAGCGAAGCCCTGTTCCTCCTCCAGCGGGTCCGCGATGAGGCGCACCGGTTCGCCATCAGTTTCCAGCGACAGAAGCGGAAGCGCGACATCTCGACCGTCCTCGGCGAGATCCCGGGGCTCGGTCCGGCGAAGGTCCGTGAGCTGCTCAAGCACTTCGGATCCGTCGCCCGCCTGAAGACCGCGACGCCGGCCGAGATCACCGAGGTCAAGGGCATCGGCGACAAACTGGCGGCCACGGTGCACGAGGCGTTGACCTCCGGCTCCGCACAGCCCTCGCAGGCCTCGCGGAATGGGTAG
- the rapZ gene encoding RNase adapter RapZ: MTPGQPQHQQEVLIVTGMSGAGRSTVANALEDLGWYVVDNLPPQMLRPLVDLAERAGSRLPRIAAVVDVRGRDFFSELQEIVPALRGGTHLRMIFLEATDAALVRRFEAVRRPHPLQGEGTILDGIVAERHRLSEIRESSDVIIDTSDLNIHQLATTTRELFAGAETPGVQVTVLSFGFKYGLPPDADLVADMRFLPNPFWVPELRALSGQDPEVSEYVLSQTGAAEFLESYAHALEPVLAGYQRENKRHVTIAVGCTGGKHRSVAVALELADRLRNQSGVAVHVRHRDLGRE; this comes from the coding sequence ATGACCCCGGGCCAGCCGCAGCACCAGCAGGAAGTCCTCATCGTCACGGGGATGTCCGGCGCCGGACGCTCCACCGTCGCGAACGCGCTCGAGGATCTCGGCTGGTACGTCGTCGACAACCTGCCCCCGCAGATGCTCCGTCCCCTCGTCGACCTCGCCGAGCGCGCCGGATCACGTCTGCCGCGGATCGCCGCGGTGGTCGACGTCCGCGGCCGCGACTTCTTCAGCGAGCTGCAGGAGATCGTGCCGGCGCTCCGGGGCGGGACGCACCTCCGCATGATCTTCCTGGAGGCGACCGACGCGGCGCTAGTCCGCCGGTTCGAAGCCGTCCGCAGGCCGCACCCGCTGCAGGGCGAAGGCACGATCCTCGACGGCATCGTGGCGGAGCGTCACCGACTGAGCGAGATCCGTGAGTCGAGCGACGTCATCATCGACACGAGCGACCTCAACATCCACCAGCTCGCCACGACCACCCGTGAGCTCTTCGCCGGCGCGGAGACACCGGGTGTCCAGGTCACCGTGCTGAGCTTCGGGTTCAAGTACGGCCTGCCGCCTGATGCGGACCTCGTCGCCGACATGCGGTTCCTCCCGAACCCGTTCTGGGTTCCGGAGCTGCGTGCGCTGAGCGGTCAGGACCCCGAGGTCAGTGAGTACGTGCTCTCGCAGACCGGAGCCGCCGAGTTCCTCGAGAGCTACGCCCACGCCCTCGAACCCGTCCTCGCCGGGTACCAGCGCGAGAACAAGCGTCACGTCACCATCGCCGTCGGCTGCACGGGGGGCAAGCACCGCTCGGTCGCGGTCGCCCTCGAACTCGCCGACCGGCTGCGGAACCAGTCCGGCGTCGCCGTGCACGTCCGGCACCGAGACCTCGGGCGCGAATGA
- the whiA gene encoding DNA-binding protein WhiA, which translates to MALTADVKNELALVRETRNSVRAAELASLLRFSGGLHTISGRVAIEAELDSPTLAQRVRRDIGELYGIRSEILVQNPGSSGKPSLFVVRVIEGGETLARQTGLLDARRRAVRGLPNRLTTGSRDELAAVWRGAFLATGSLTDPGRSASLDVVCPGNESAMALVGAAGRIGVSAKAREVRGIHRVVIREGDAISGMLSLMGATGTVTSWEEMRQRKEVRATANRLVNFDDANLRRSAQAAVAACARVERALEILGDEVPDHLQYAGALRLDHREASLDELGHFADPPMTKDAIAGRIRRLLAMADKHASDLGIPGTDANLPADYED; encoded by the coding sequence GTGGCCCTCACCGCCGACGTCAAGAACGAACTGGCGCTCGTCCGCGAGACCCGCAACTCGGTCCGAGCGGCCGAACTCGCGTCCCTGCTCCGCTTCTCCGGCGGACTCCACACGATCTCCGGGCGCGTGGCGATCGAAGCCGAACTCGACAGTCCGACCCTCGCGCAGCGGGTGCGTCGTGACATCGGCGAGCTCTACGGGATCCGCAGCGAGATCCTCGTGCAGAACCCCGGCAGCTCGGGCAAACCGAGCCTGTTCGTGGTGCGCGTCATCGAGGGCGGCGAGACCCTCGCCCGGCAGACCGGACTCCTGGACGCCCGACGGCGTGCGGTCCGCGGGCTGCCGAACCGGCTGACCACCGGGTCGCGCGACGAACTCGCCGCCGTCTGGCGGGGGGCGTTCCTCGCCACCGGGTCCCTCACCGACCCCGGCCGATCGGCGTCGCTCGACGTCGTGTGCCCCGGCAACGAGTCCGCGATGGCGCTCGTCGGTGCCGCGGGCCGCATCGGTGTCTCCGCGAAGGCGCGGGAGGTCCGCGGCATCCACCGCGTCGTCATCCGCGAGGGCGACGCGATCAGCGGCATGCTGTCGCTCATGGGGGCCACCGGCACCGTCACCTCCTGGGAGGAGATGCGGCAGCGCAAGGAGGTCCGGGCGACCGCGAACCGCCTCGTCAACTTCGACGACGCCAACCTGCGCCGCTCCGCCCAGGCGGCCGTGGCGGCCTGCGCGCGCGTCGAGCGCGCCCTCGAGATCCTGGGCGACGAGGTCCCCGACCACCTGCAGTACGCCGGTGCCCTGCGCCTCGACCACCGTGAGGCCAGCCTCGACGAACTGGGCCACTTCGCCGACCCTCCGATGACGAAGGACGCCATCGCCGGCCGCATCCGGCGCCTGCTCGCCATGGCGGACAAGCACGCGAGCGATCTCGGCATCCCGGGCACCGACGCCAACCTCCCGGCGGATTACGAGGACTGA
- a CDS encoding superoxide dismutase, producing MAVYSLPELPYDYSALEPHISATITELHHDKHHATYVAGANTALEKLAEARDANDFTNVNKLEKDLAFNLGGHVNHTIWWNNLSPDGGDKPTGELESAVDEYFGSFDKFQAHFTAAALGVQGSGWAALTWDTLGQRINIQQFFDQQGNFPAGTVPLLLLDVWEHAYYLDYKNVRADYVKAFWNIVNWADVQARFEVARKQTNGLLVLS from the coding sequence ATGGCTGTTTACTCACTGCCCGAATTGCCGTACGACTACAGTGCGCTCGAGCCGCACATCAGTGCGACCATCACCGAGCTCCACCACGACAAGCACCACGCCACCTACGTGGCTGGCGCGAACACGGCCCTCGAGAAGCTCGCTGAGGCCCGCGACGCCAACGACTTCACGAACGTCAACAAGCTCGAGAAGGACCTCGCGTTCAACCTCGGCGGTCACGTCAACCACACCATCTGGTGGAACAACCTCTCCCCGGACGGCGGCGACAAGCCGACCGGCGAGCTCGAGTCGGCCGTCGACGAGTACTTCGGCAGCTTCGACAAGTTCCAGGCGCACTTCACCGCCGCTGCGCTCGGCGTGCAGGGTTCCGGATGGGCCGCGCTCACCTGGGACACCCTCGGACAGCGCATCAACATCCAGCAGTTCTTCGACCAGCAGGGCAACTTCCCGGCCGGCACCGTCCCGCTGCTGCTGCTCGACGTCTGGGAGCACGCCTACTACCTCGACTACAAGAACGTCCGCGCCGACTACGTCAAGGCGTTCTGGAACATCGTCAACTGGGCCGACGTCCAGGCACGCTTCGAGGTCGCGCGCAAGCAGACCAACGGCCTGCTGGTACTGTCGTAG
- the gap gene encoding type I glyceraldehyde-3-phosphate dehydrogenase produces the protein MSVKIGINGFGRIGRNFFRAALAKGSDLEIVAVNDLTDNKALAHLLKYDSITGRLDATVELDGDKIIVNGKPIIVLAERDPADLPWGELGVDIVIESTGRFTKSDDARKHITAGAKKVLVSAPATGSDVATIVLGVNEGTYDAATHDIISNASCTTNCLAPLAKVLLDNFGIERGLMTTVHAYTADQNLQDGPHSDLRRARAAAVNIIPTSTGAAKALGLVIPELVGKLDGYALRVPVPTGSITDLTVELTNPATVEEINAAYKAAAEGPLKGILKYTEDPIVSSDIVTDPHSSIFDAGLTKVIGSQVKVASWYDNEWGYSNRLVDLTEYVADRL, from the coding sequence GTGTCCGTCAAGATCGGCATCAACGGCTTCGGCCGCATCGGCCGCAACTTCTTCCGCGCCGCCCTCGCCAAGGGCAGCGACCTCGAGATCGTCGCTGTCAACGACCTCACCGACAACAAGGCGCTCGCCCACCTCCTGAAGTACGACTCCATCACGGGTCGTCTGGACGCGACGGTCGAGCTCGACGGCGACAAGATCATCGTCAACGGCAAGCCCATCATCGTGCTCGCGGAGCGCGACCCCGCCGACCTCCCCTGGGGCGAGCTCGGCGTCGACATCGTCATCGAGTCGACCGGTCGCTTCACGAAGTCCGACGACGCCCGCAAGCACATCACCGCCGGCGCCAAGAAGGTCCTCGTCTCGGCTCCCGCCACGGGCAGCGACGTCGCCACGATCGTCCTCGGCGTCAACGAGGGTACCTACGACGCAGCGACGCACGACATCATCTCGAACGCGTCCTGCACGACGAACTGCCTCGCGCCGCTCGCCAAGGTCCTGCTCGACAACTTCGGCATCGAGCGTGGCCTCATGACCACGGTCCACGCCTACACCGCCGACCAGAACCTGCAGGACGGCCCGCACAGCGACCTCCGTCGTGCACGCGCCGCCGCCGTCAACATCATCCCGACCTCCACCGGTGCAGCCAAGGCACTCGGCCTGGTCATCCCGGAGCTCGTCGGCAAGCTCGACGGCTACGCCCTGCGCGTCCCGGTCCCGACCGGTTCGATCACCGACCTCACGGTCGAGCTGACCAACCCGGCCACGGTCGAGGAGATCAACGCCGCGTACAAGGCTGCCGCCGAGGGTCCCCTCAAGGGCATCCTGAAGTACACCGAGGACCCGATCGTCTCGAGCGACATCGTGACCGACCCGCACTCCTCGATCTTCGACGCCGGCCTCACCAAGGTCATCGGCTCGCAGGTCAAGGTCGCCTCGTGGTACGACAACGAGTGGGGCTACTCGAACCGCCTCGTCGACCTCACCGAGTACGTCGCGGACCGCCTCTAA
- the pgk gene encoding phosphoglycerate kinase has protein sequence MTLRTLDSLGDLSGRRAVVRLDLNVPLKDGVITDDGRIRAALPTLNALINQGARVVVVSHLGRPDGTPDAKYSLAPVAQRLSELLGKPVTFAADTVGSAATDAVAAQTDGDVVLLENLRFNSAETSKDAGEREAFAAKLAAFGDVVVSDGFGVVHRKQASVYELAKLLPSAAGLLIAAELEVLDRLTETPERPYTVVLGGSKVSDKLGVIGHLLPRVDSLLIGGGMLFTFLAAQGHAVGSSLLEADQIETVRGYLAKADELGVTIVLPTDVVVASAFGADAEHVVRPADAIEDTPFGASGLGLDIGPDTAAAFAEIVAASKTVFWNGPMGVFELAPFAAGTRAVAEALTRTDGLSVVGGGDSAAAVRALGFDDDQFGHISTGGGASLEFLEGKRLPGLEVLGWQQ, from the coding sequence ATGACCCTCCGCACCCTCGACTCGCTGGGCGACCTCAGCGGTCGCCGAGCCGTCGTCCGCCTCGACCTCAACGTTCCGCTCAAGGACGGCGTCATCACCGACGACGGCCGCATCCGCGCGGCACTCCCCACCCTCAACGCGCTCATCAACCAGGGTGCGCGTGTCGTCGTCGTCTCGCACCTCGGCCGCCCCGACGGCACACCCGACGCGAAGTACAGCCTTGCGCCCGTCGCGCAGCGACTGTCCGAACTCCTCGGCAAGCCCGTGACCTTCGCCGCCGACACCGTCGGCAGTGCCGCGACCGACGCCGTCGCAGCACAGACCGACGGCGACGTCGTCCTGCTCGAGAACCTGCGCTTCAACTCCGCCGAGACCAGCAAGGACGCCGGAGAGCGCGAGGCGTTCGCCGCCAAGCTCGCCGCCTTCGGCGACGTCGTCGTCTCCGACGGCTTCGGTGTCGTCCACCGGAAGCAGGCGAGCGTGTACGAGCTCGCGAAGCTGCTCCCGAGCGCTGCCGGGCTGCTCATCGCCGCCGAGCTCGAGGTCCTCGACCGTCTCACCGAGACCCCGGAGCGCCCCTACACGGTCGTCCTCGGCGGCTCGAAGGTGTCCGACAAGCTGGGCGTCATCGGCCATCTGCTGCCGCGCGTCGACTCGCTGCTCATCGGCGGTGGCATGCTGTTCACCTTCCTCGCCGCCCAGGGGCACGCCGTCGGCTCGAGCCTGCTCGAAGCGGACCAGATCGAGACCGTCCGCGGGTACCTCGCGAAGGCCGACGAGCTCGGCGTGACGATCGTCCTGCCGACCGACGTCGTCGTCGCCTCGGCGTTCGGTGCCGACGCCGAGCACGTCGTGCGCCCGGCCGACGCCATCGAGGACACCCCGTTCGGTGCCTCAGGACTCGGACTCGACATCGGACCGGACACGGCTGCAGCCTTCGCCGAGATCGTCGCCGCGTCCAAGACGGTGTTCTGGAACGGCCCGATGGGCGTGTTCGAACTCGCGCCCTTCGCCGCCGGTACGCGCGCGGTCGCTGAAGCACTCACCCGCACGGACGGCCTGAGCGTCGTCGGTGGCGGTGACTCGGCCGCAGCGGTACGTGCGCTCGGCTTCGATGATGACCAGTTCGGTCACATCTCAACTGGTGGCGGCGCCAGCCTCGAGTTCCTCGAGGGCAAGCGTCTGCCTGGACTGGAGGTCCTCGGATGGCAGCAGTAA
- the tpiA gene encoding triose-phosphate isomerase — protein sequence MAAVTPGRTRVPLIAGNWKLNLDHLQAIALVQKLDWTLKDGKHDYADAEVAIFPPFTDLRSVQTIVAADKLKLAYGAQDLSQHDSGAYTGEISGAFLAKLDCRYVLVGHSERRTLHNETDEVIQAKTAAAVRHGLVPVICIGETAEDLEEHGPSAVPVAQLKAAIDGLAPDADIVVAYEPVWAIGSGQAATPDQAQQVAAALRSTLAEVLGDEAAQRTRILYGGSVKASNIAGFMREPDVDGALVGGASLLAEEFAGIARFSQHVGL from the coding sequence ATGGCAGCAGTAACCCCCGGGCGCACGCGTGTGCCCCTGATCGCCGGCAACTGGAAGCTCAACCTGGACCACCTCCAGGCGATCGCCCTCGTCCAGAAGCTCGATTGGACGCTCAAGGACGGCAAGCACGACTATGCCGACGCCGAGGTGGCGATCTTCCCACCGTTCACGGACCTCCGCTCGGTCCAGACGATCGTCGCCGCCGACAAGCTCAAGCTGGCCTACGGCGCGCAGGACCTGTCGCAGCACGACTCTGGCGCTTACACAGGTGAGATCTCCGGAGCGTTCCTCGCGAAGCTCGACTGCCGCTACGTGCTCGTCGGACACTCCGAGCGCCGCACCCTGCACAACGAGACCGACGAGGTCATCCAGGCGAAGACGGCCGCAGCCGTGCGACACGGCCTCGTCCCCGTCATCTGCATCGGCGAGACCGCCGAAGACCTCGAGGAACACGGCCCGTCGGCCGTCCCCGTGGCACAGCTCAAGGCGGCCATCGACGGACTCGCACCAGACGCGGACATCGTCGTGGCCTATGAGCCGGTGTGGGCCATCGGTTCCGGTCAGGCGGCGACGCCCGACCAGGCGCAGCAGGTCGCAGCCGCTCTCCGCAGCACGCTCGCCGAGGTCCTCGGCGACGAGGCGGCGCAGCGCACGCGGATCCTCTACGGCGGTTCGGTGAAGGCTTCGAACATCGCCGGTTTCATGCGCGAACCCGACGTCGACGGTGCCCTCGTCGGTGGCGCGAGCCTGCTCGCCGAGGAGTTCGCCGGGATCGCCCGCTTCTCGCAGCACGTCGGGCTCTGA
- the secG gene encoding preprotein translocase subunit SecG produces the protein MEILQVILQVLLGITSLLLTFLILLHKGRGGGLSDMFGGGSSSNLGSSGVAERNLNRFTVILGLTWGACIVVIGLLTKFAAA, from the coding sequence GTGGAGATTCTCCAGGTCATCCTGCAGGTGCTGCTCGGCATCACCAGCCTCCTGCTCACCTTCCTGATCCTGCTGCACAAGGGCCGCGGCGGCGGTCTGTCCGACATGTTCGGCGGCGGCTCCTCCAGCAACCTCGGTTCGTCAGGGGTCGCCGAGCGCAACCTCAACCGCTTCACCGTCATCCTCGGCCTGACCTGGGGTGCCTGCATCGTCGTGATCGGGCTCCTGACGAAGTTCGCCGCCGCCTAG